One segment of Carassius auratus strain Wakin chromosome 2, ASM336829v1, whole genome shotgun sequence DNA contains the following:
- the LOC113038780 gene encoding beta-1,3-galactosyltransferase 2-like, which yields MRWKRKHRYCSVAIFLIVLVFVGRLVYQGQWHCKITQETLAAQELQTIKTSFNFSMTYLLRLKELEESSKLLTSNENISATDGSLQQKLENSSLLNISLNDEMSVAKILQDEPYEYILNEPFSCLLRAPFLVLLIAVEPKKTDARDAIRKTWANESVAWGLGIIRLFFIGVNQDTQRNGSKLQHTIEEESDRYHDIIQQDYRDTYNNLTLKTLMGMYWITKYCPEAKYVMKTDSDMFVNTEYLMEKILKPKGQQTQKYFTGLHMTGFFPNRNNESKWYMPLELFPGRRYPTFCSGTGYVFSGDVAQRIYVASLTIPRLHLEDVYVGICLAKLKIEPEPPPNEHLFNHWQVPYSSCTYSNLITSHGFEPNELIQYWQHLQSNKHIPCQTTG from the coding sequence ATGCGATGGAAGCGAAAGCACAGATACTGCAGTGTCGCCATTTTCCTCATTGTGCTCGTGTTTGTGGGAAGACTCGTTTATCAGGGTCAGTGGCACTGTAAAATCACCCAGGAGACACTTGCTGCTCAAGAGCTCCAAACCATAAAAACCTCCTTCAACTTCTCCATGACATATCTATTAAGGTTGAAGGAGCTTGAAGAGTCTTCTAAACTACTGACGTCAAATGAAAACATCTCAGCTACGGATGGAAGTTTGCAGCAGAAGTTGGAAAACTCCTCGCTTTTGAACATCAGTTTGAACGACGAGATGAGCGTGGCAAAGATACTTCAAGATGAACCTTATGAGTACATCCTTAACGAACCATTCTCATGTCTGCTGCGAGCTCCTTTCTTAGTGCTTTTGATTGCAGTTGAGCCCAAGAAAACAGATGCCAGGGATGCCATCAGGAAAACGTGGGCCAATGAAAGTGTGGCTTGGGGTTTGGGTATCATCAGGCTTTTTTTCATAGGTGTAAATCAAGACACCCAAAGAAATGGCAGCAAACTACAGCACACAATAGAAGAAGAAAGTGACCGGTATCATGACATCATCCAACAAGATTACAGGGACACTTACAACAACCTTACCCTAAAAACGCTGATGGGGATGTACTGGATCACAAAGTACTGTCCCGAGGCCAAATATGTCATGAAGACCGACAGCGATATGTTTGTCAACACCGAATACCTCATGGAGAAAATCCTAAAGCCCAAAGGGCAACAGACACAGAAGTATTTCACCGGACTTCACATGACAGGCTTCTTCCCAAACCGAAACAACGAGAGTAAATGGTATATGCCCCTAGAATTGTTCCCTGGAAGGCGATACCCCACCTTTTGTTCTGGGACTGGATACGTCTTCTCAGGTGATGTGGCTCAAAGGATATATGTGGCATCTCTGACCATACCCAGACTGCATTTAGAAGACGTTTACGTGGGTATTTGTCTAGCTAAACTGAAGATAGAGCCAGAGCCGCCACCAAATGAACATCTGTTCAATCACTGGCAAGTGCCCTACTCTAGCTGTACGTACAGCAACCTGATCACCTCCCATGGGTTTGAACCCAATGAGCTGATCCAGTACTGGCAGCACCTGCAGAGCAACAAGCACATTCCCTGCCAAACAACAGGATGA